One Orcinus orca chromosome 7, mOrcOrc1.1, whole genome shotgun sequence genomic window carries:
- the LOC101285635 gene encoding gamma-crystallin A has product MGKITIYEDWGFQGRRYECSSDCPNLQPYFSRCNSIRVDSSCWMLYERPNYQGHQCFLRRGDYPDYQQWMGLNDSVRPCHTIPYTSSHRIKLYERHGYGGLVSELTEDCSCMHDHFQLNELQSLHMLEGWWVLCEMPNYQGW; this is encoded by the exons ATGGGAAAA ATCACCATCTACGAGGACTGGGGCTTCCAGGGCCGCCGCTACGAGTGCAGCAGCGACTGCCCCAACCTGCAGCCCTACTTCAGCCGCTGCAACTCCATCCGGGTGGACAGCAGCTGCTGGATGCTCTACGAGCGCCCCAACTACCAGGGCCACCAGTGCTTCCTGCGGCGCGGCGACTACCCCGACTACCAGCAGTGGATGGGCCTCAACGACTCCGTCCGCCCCTGCCACACAATTCCTTAC ACTAGCTCTCACAGGATAAAGCTGTATGAGAGACATGGCTACGGAGGCCTGGTGTCCGAGCTCACAGAGGACTGCTCCTGCATGCATGACCACTTCCAGCTCAATGAGCTCCAATCACTCCACATGCTGGAGGGCTGGTGGGTCCTCTGCGAGATGCCCAACTACCAGGGGTGGTAG